The Hyphococcus flavus genome contains a region encoding:
- a CDS encoding RNA polymerase sigma factor, giving the protein MSRRAERIFDEFLAASARAGDREAFGRLAKRWQPKLFAHAYRLIGEREAARDIAQEVWADIIKGLGGLDDVRVFPAWAFRIVSRRAADMVRRRQRERKLQAEYAEENKNNSAEAPSIEERSSDARLHEAISALPREQRAAVALFYLEDLSVAEISAALRVPAGTVKTRLMHARRKLRAALKGEEDG; this is encoded by the coding sequence ATGAGCCGTCGGGCTGAACGCATATTTGATGAGTTTCTGGCTGCTTCAGCGCGAGCTGGTGATCGCGAGGCGTTTGGCAGACTTGCAAAGCGCTGGCAGCCAAAGCTTTTTGCGCACGCTTATCGTCTCATTGGCGAGCGCGAGGCCGCACGAGACATCGCTCAAGAAGTTTGGGCGGACATCATCAAAGGCTTGGGCGGGCTGGATGACGTTCGCGTGTTTCCAGCTTGGGCTTTTCGTATCGTCTCGCGTCGTGCGGCGGACATGGTTCGAAGAAGGCAACGAGAGCGAAAGTTGCAGGCCGAGTATGCAGAAGAAAATAAAAATAATTCGGCTGAAGCACCATCGATTGAAGAGCGCTCGAGTGATGCGCGTTTGCATGAAGCGATTAGTGCGTTGCCTCGAGAGCAGCGAGCAGCGGTAGCATTATTTTATCTTGAAGATTTGAGCGTTGCGGAAATCTCCGCGGCGCTCCGGGTTCCGGCGGGTACCGTTAAAACTCGCCTGATGCATGCGCGGCGCAAGTTGCGCGCTGCGTTGAAAGGAGAAGAAGATGGATGA
- a CDS encoding flavohemoglobin expression-modulating QEGLA motif protein — protein sequence MPAEFSEQELERLKSAAEMLRTAETRLPVLRTISWDRKLADDFFKMGEREPPKPEYAKIDPDPSLELVFQARAQIDGDSDAHRWLKRFADTTEETAILLSVAGTPMFHGHSRALYGGPTSPIADGKSTALDLALRLDQLLTDFEAPANRLESPATLSAQDLKTRLDEQLPEHFGDNAPRVDITHNVSAKAAAGRDYIKLREDAQFSDVDETQLLQHEALVHIATGMNGAAQPHFPVLGEAFPGNARTQEGLAVFAEFISGSLDPRRFKRLADRVIAINMSAEGADFLELYRFFREQNESDAPFEAFESARRVVRGGLVNGGGPFTKDSIYLQGLLEVHNYLRAAIRTGDAAYIRLLFVGKIDLEDLNAMKFLRDNGLLSEPKFLPPWAKDLRYLLSYLAYSTFLNEIDLKSVAKRYDALFTEYLS from the coding sequence ATGCCGGCCGAATTCAGCGAACAGGAACTCGAAAGACTGAAATCGGCCGCAGAAATGCTGCGTACGGCGGAAACACGCCTGCCCGTGCTTCGAACGATAAGCTGGGACCGAAAACTCGCGGACGACTTCTTTAAAATGGGCGAGCGCGAACCGCCGAAGCCGGAATATGCGAAAATCGATCCCGACCCTTCGCTCGAACTTGTCTTTCAGGCGCGTGCGCAAATTGATGGCGATAGCGATGCGCATCGTTGGTTGAAGCGCTTCGCGGATACGACTGAGGAAACCGCGATCCTTTTAAGCGTAGCCGGAACACCCATGTTTCACGGCCACTCGCGTGCGTTATATGGCGGACCAACATCGCCGATCGCTGATGGCAAATCGACCGCGTTAGACCTCGCATTAAGGCTCGATCAATTGCTGACGGATTTCGAAGCCCCTGCAAATCGCCTTGAGTCACCAGCAACACTATCCGCACAAGATCTGAAAACGCGGCTCGATGAGCAATTGCCAGAGCACTTCGGCGACAACGCGCCGCGTGTTGATATTACACACAACGTATCCGCCAAAGCGGCAGCCGGTCGTGACTACATCAAACTGAGAGAAGACGCGCAGTTTTCAGACGTCGATGAAACGCAATTATTGCAACACGAGGCGCTGGTTCATATCGCGACGGGCATGAACGGAGCAGCACAGCCGCACTTCCCTGTCCTCGGTGAAGCTTTTCCGGGCAACGCGCGCACGCAGGAAGGTCTAGCTGTCTTTGCGGAGTTTATTTCGGGCTCGCTTGACCCGCGCCGGTTTAAACGGCTCGCGGACCGCGTTATCGCTATCAACATGTCTGCTGAAGGCGCTGATTTCCTCGAACTCTATCGCTTTTTCCGCGAACAAAATGAATCGGATGCGCCATTTGAAGCTTTTGAAAGCGCGCGCCGCGTGGTCAGAGGTGGTCTCGTCAATGGCGGTGGCCCATTCACGAAGGATTCGATTTACTTGCAAGGCTTGCTGGAGGTTCATAATTATTTGCGCGCTGCAATTCGCACGGGCGATGCCGCTTACATTCGGCTGTTGTTCGTTGGCAAAATTGATCTTGAAGACCTGAACGCTATGAAGTTCCTGCGCGATAACGGGTTACTCTCCGAACCGAAATTCCTGCCGCCATGGGCGAAGGATTTGCGTTATCTTTTGTCCTACCTCGCCTATTCGACATTCCTGAACGAAATTGATCTGAAGTCAGTAGCAAAACGTTATGACGCGCTTTTT